A genomic window from Betaproteobacteria bacterium includes:
- a CDS encoding TolC family protein, whose product MSAARFPLPACLLLGCLFAVAGCGFRTYEPKPLDPARTAAELNARSLESPALRDYLQQRGVAVDPWPRTDWTLTELTWVALYHAPELDIARSQVAVARAGEVTAAQRPNPAVQFGGQHHSQTTEEKTSPWTVSLVLDLPIVTGGKREARLAQAQALSDGALLDLAAAAWLARTRVQARYIDAHAAAEEVRLAHGEVALRREELAMLERRLERGFASAAEVAGARTRLAESQLIAARSEARDLETRAALAQALGVPTQSVSRLTLTFADFTAAPALESGLDLRSLALQNRLDIRRGLADYAVAEAALRLEVARQYPDVILRPGYLWDQGDRIWALGSILFLPLANRNEGPILEAEARRDLEADRFLALQARTIATVEARQVGYTAALAEADAAAAVRRDALDRAARTERRFDAGDADRLEWTRVRLESIAVERAALASRVRGLQARAALEDAVQAPLDGTPAPVADPVMPRLAVDAR is encoded by the coding sequence ATGTCCGCCGCGAGGTTTCCCCTCCCTGCCTGTCTCCTGCTCGGATGTCTGTTCGCGGTGGCGGGCTGCGGCTTCCGCACCTACGAGCCGAAGCCTCTCGATCCGGCGCGCACCGCGGCCGAGTTGAACGCCCGCTCGCTGGAATCGCCAGCGCTGCGTGATTACCTGCAACAGCGCGGCGTTGCGGTCGATCCCTGGCCGCGGACGGACTGGACGCTGACGGAGCTCACCTGGGTTGCGCTGTACCACGCGCCGGAGCTCGACATCGCGCGCTCGCAGGTGGCGGTGGCGCGGGCGGGGGAGGTGACGGCGGCGCAGCGGCCGAATCCCGCCGTGCAGTTCGGCGGTCAGCACCACAGCCAGACCACGGAGGAAAAGACCTCGCCGTGGACCGTCAGCCTGGTCCTCGACCTGCCGATCGTCACCGGCGGCAAGCGCGAGGCGCGGCTCGCGCAGGCGCAGGCGCTGTCCGACGGTGCCCTGCTCGATCTGGCGGCAGCGGCGTGGCTTGCGCGCACCCGCGTGCAGGCGCGCTACATCGACGCCCATGCGGCGGCAGAAGAAGTCCGGCTCGCGCACGGGGAAGTCGCGCTGCGCCGCGAAGAGCTTGCCATGCTGGAGCGGCGGCTCGAGCGCGGTTTCGCCTCGGCCGCCGAGGTCGCGGGGGCGCGCACCCGGCTCGCAGAGTCGCAGCTCATCGCAGCACGCAGCGAGGCGCGCGATCTGGAAACGCGGGCGGCGCTGGCGCAGGCGCTCGGCGTGCCGACGCAGAGTGTGAGCCGGTTGACGCTGACGTTTGCCGATTTCACGGCCGCGCCGGCGCTGGAGAGCGGGTTGGATTTGCGCAGCCTGGCGCTGCAGAACCGTCTCGACATCCGCCGCGGTCTTGCCGACTACGCGGTGGCCGAGGCCGCGCTGCGTCTCGAAGTCGCCCGGCAGTACCCGGACGTCATCCTGCGTCCGGGCTACCTCTGGGACCAGGGTGACCGCATCTGGGCGCTCGGCTCGATCCTGTTCCTGCCGCTCGCGAACCGCAACGAGGGGCCGATCCTGGAGGCGGAGGCGCGCCGCGATCTCGAAGCCGACCGCTTCCTGGCGCTGCAGGCGCGCACGATCGCCACGGTGGAGGCGCGGCAGGTCGGCTACACGGCGGCGCTGGCCGAAGCCGACGCCGCGGCGGCGGTGCGGCGCGACGCGCTCGACCGTGCGGCGCGCACCGAACGCCGCTTCGATGCCGGCGATGCCGATCGGCTGGAATGGACGCGGGTGCGGCTGGAGTCGATCGCGGTCGAGCGGGCGGCGCTGGCGAGCCGCGTGCGCGGGCTGCAGGCGCGGGCCGCGCTGGAGGACGCCGTGCAGGCGCCGCTCGACGGCACGCCGGCGCCTGTGGCCGACCCCGTCATGCCGCGACTGGCCGTCGACGCGCGATGA
- a CDS encoding quinoprotein relay system zinc metallohydrolase 2 — MHRPPLRPVSNVLATAPSRLRHCHRALLALAMLVPSILIAAGPAPLEMREVAPGVFLHPGAQQDVTPQNLGGIANVGFVVGERCVAVIDSGGTKQLGDALQQAVRTRTDKPVCYVINSHVHPDHIFGNAAFSADHPTYVGHHKLPAAMATRGPVYLNALERNLGAVAAGSTVIPPTLLVRDRLDLDLGGRTLQLRAWPTAHTDNDLTVYDPKTGTLWTGDLLFVGHVPVVDGSVRGWLKVMADVQALPVERVVAGHGLIENGWRDAFKRQEAYLRLILDETCAALKKRQTIQQAVATVGESEREKWLLFDLFNKRNVTAVYSEVEWED, encoded by the coding sequence ATGCATCGCCCGCCGCTTCGTCCCGTGTCAAACGTGCTCGCGACCGCACCGTCCCGTCTCCGCCACTGTCATCGGGCGCTGCTCGCGCTCGCGATGCTCGTCCCGTCGATCCTCATCGCTGCCGGCCCCGCCCCGCTGGAAATGCGTGAGGTCGCCCCCGGCGTGTTCCTGCATCCTGGCGCGCAGCAGGATGTGACGCCGCAGAACCTCGGCGGCATCGCCAATGTCGGATTCGTCGTCGGGGAGCGGTGCGTCGCGGTGATCGACAGCGGCGGCACGAAGCAGCTGGGTGATGCACTGCAGCAGGCGGTGCGGACCAGGACCGACAAGCCGGTCTGCTACGTCATCAACAGCCACGTCCATCCGGATCACATCTTCGGCAACGCCGCCTTCTCCGCGGACCACCCGACCTACGTCGGTCACCACAAGCTGCCGGCGGCGATGGCCACGCGCGGCCCGGTCTACCTGAATGCGCTGGAACGCAATCTCGGGGCAGTCGCGGCGGGCAGCACGGTGATCCCGCCGACCCTGCTCGTCCGCGACCGCCTGGACCTCGACCTGGGCGGCCGGACACTGCAATTGCGGGCATGGCCGACCGCGCATACCGACAACGACCTCACCGTCTACGACCCGAAAACGGGCACGCTGTGGACGGGGGATCTCCTGTTCGTCGGCCACGTTCCGGTAGTCGACGGCAGCGTCCGCGGCTGGCTCAAGGTGATGGCGGATGTACAGGCACTGCCGGTGGAACGGGTGGTCGCCGGCCACGGTCTGATCGAGAACGGCTGGCGCGACGCGTTCAAGCGTCAGGAGGCCTATCTGCGCCTGATCCTCGACGAGACGTGCGCTGCGCTGAAGAAGAGGCAGACGATCCAGCAGGCCGTCGCCACGGTTGGGGAATCGGAGCGGGAGAAATGGCTGCTGTTCGATCTCTTCAACAAGCGCAACGTGACGGCCGTGTACTC